In a single window of the Sulfuricaulis sp. genome:
- a CDS encoding TerB family tellurite resistance protein translates to MLQNLKQFFDRHILPASREQGESAEHALQVATAALLFETMRMDGELKEVERHAMTAAIKSRFELTTEEMATLLRLAEEEAEEATDYYQFTALINKHYTPAQKEQVIEHMWQVASADHEIDRFERTLVHKIADLLYVPRPAQIAARERAMRAARQNVE, encoded by the coding sequence ATGTTGCAAAACCTCAAACAATTCTTCGACCGGCACATCCTCCCGGCCAGCCGGGAGCAGGGAGAAAGTGCGGAGCATGCGCTGCAGGTAGCCACAGCCGCGCTGTTGTTCGAGACCATGCGCATGGACGGCGAGCTGAAGGAGGTCGAGCGCCATGCCATGACGGCGGCGATCAAGTCGCGTTTCGAGCTGACAACCGAGGAAATGGCTACGCTGCTGCGCTTGGCGGAAGAAGAAGCCGAAGAAGCCACTGATTATTATCAGTTCACCGCGCTCATCAACAAGCACTACACCCCGGCGCAGAAGGAGCAGGTGATCGAACATATGTGGCAAGTGGCCTCCGCCGACCACGAAATTGATCGATTCGAGCGCACGCTGGTGCACAAGATCGCTGATCTGCTGTATGTCCCGCGCCCGGCACAGATCGCCGCACGCGAGCGCGCCATGCGCGCCGCCCGCCAAAACGTGGAGTAG
- a CDS encoding twin transmembrane helix small protein, translated as MKIITILVILALLATVISMVAGLRSMTKGGVYDDKHSGQLMNARIIFQGIAILLLIMALLAA; from the coding sequence ATGAAAATCATAACAATATTGGTCATTCTGGCTCTCCTCGCTACTGTCATCTCCATGGTGGCAGGGCTCAGGTCCATGACCAAGGGTGGTGTGTATGATGACAAGCACAGCGGCCAACTCATGAACGCCCGCATCATTTTTCAAGGCATTGCCATACTTTTGCTCATTATGGCGCTATTGGCGGCCTAG
- a CDS encoding RNA-binding S4 domain-containing protein — MVAITNEDSAIRLDKWLWASRFFKTRTLAAAAVAGGKVKLNGERVKAAKAVRVDDALRISLGPYEYAVRVLALSGRRGPASQAAKLYEESASSQAARKALASRLAAERHHATHTNGRPNKKQRRQIIQLKKSRI; from the coding sequence ATGGTTGCAATTACAAACGAAGACAGCGCCATCCGCCTCGACAAATGGCTTTGGGCATCGAGATTCTTCAAGACCCGGACATTGGCAGCAGCGGCGGTGGCGGGCGGCAAGGTCAAGCTCAATGGCGAGCGCGTGAAGGCGGCTAAAGCGGTGCGGGTCGACGATGCCTTGCGCATTTCCCTCGGCCCCTATGAATACGCCGTACGCGTACTGGCCTTGTCCGGGCGACGCGGCCCGGCGTCGCAAGCAGCAAAGCTTTATGAAGAAAGCGCGTCGAGCCAGGCAGCGCGCAAAGCCTTGGCGTCCCGCCTCGCCGCCGAGCGGCATCATGCCACCCATACCAACGGGCGCCCCAACAAAAAACAGCGGCGTCAGATCATTCAACTCAAGAAATCGAGGATTTAA
- a CDS encoding zinc dependent phospholipase C family protein: MPGAFAHMLAATQAQQAAESKGLHSVARSTLKYPQWLQAGTVGPDFPYLHHLRSHDPSDSWADLMHYKRTGDVVRAGIKWLSEWTGDRTSKEYQRAVAWLSGYLSHVVLDASVHPVVRAIVGEYEDHAKEHRICEMYMDSFIFKETFGYELVNDEWADYLRHTTDDSGAGMDRAIKAIWEHMLKTTYPNEYEKNRPDFDGWHNGYIQAIDMADNNLILFRHAFTKNGYCYADSAAIPAQAMTMYIEKATTPKINRFGVKNMHYQEIFNFGVDNIVQYWTAMNAAIEGEGDISMPTLPNWNLDKGTIDPTGEGNATLWV; this comes from the coding sequence ATGCCCGGTGCATTTGCTCATATGTTAGCTGCTACACAAGCGCAACAAGCGGCAGAATCCAAAGGTCTTCATTCGGTTGCCCGAAGCACGCTTAAATATCCTCAATGGTTACAGGCCGGTACTGTGGGACCGGATTTCCCATATCTGCATCATCTCCGTAGCCATGATCCATCAGATAGTTGGGCTGATCTTATGCACTACAAACGCACGGGCGATGTGGTACGGGCTGGAATCAAGTGGCTTAGTGAATGGACTGGCGATCGTACGAGCAAAGAGTATCAACGAGCCGTAGCTTGGTTGTCAGGTTATCTTTCACATGTAGTATTAGATGCCTCGGTCCACCCCGTTGTGAGAGCCATCGTAGGAGAGTATGAGGATCATGCAAAAGAACACCGCATTTGTGAGATGTACATGGACTCCTTCATTTTCAAAGAGACCTTCGGGTATGAGCTGGTAAATGACGAATGGGCTGATTATCTACGCCACACTACCGATGACAGCGGTGCGGGCATGGACAGAGCTATTAAAGCTATTTGGGAGCATATGCTTAAGACCACCTATCCCAATGAATATGAGAAAAATCGTCCTGACTTCGATGGTTGGCATAATGGTTATATCCAGGCCATTGATATGGCTGATAACAACTTAATTCTGTTCAGACATGCTTTTACTAAGAATGGTTACTGTTACGCAGACTCAGCAGCTATTCCCGCGCAAGCAATGACTATGTATATAGAGAAAGCCACGACACCCAAAATTAATCGTTTTGGTGTGAAAAATATGCACTATCAGGAGATCTTCAATTTTGGTGTCGATAATATTGTTCAGTATTGGACAGCTATGAACGCTGCTATTGAGGGGGAGGGCGATATCTCTATGCCGACATTGCCTAACTGGAATTTGGATAAAGGAACAATTGATCCTACTGGAGAAGGCAATGCAACGCTTTGGGTTTAA
- a CDS encoding glutathione binding-like protein yields MIELYYWPTPNGHKITMFLEEAGLPYEIKPVNINLGDQFKPEFLKISPSNKMPAIIDRAPADGGAPVSVFESGAILIYLAEKTGLFLPTEPRARLTVLEWLFWQVGGLGPMAGQNHHFALYAPEKIPYAIDRYRNETNRLYGVLDHQLSDHAFVAGDAYSIADIATYPWVVPYKKQGQNLDDFPHLKRWFNTIASRPATIRAYEKAKPLTNQPAVTEEGKKILFGQTAANVKR; encoded by the coding sequence ATGATCGAACTTTATTACTGGCCGACGCCCAATGGGCACAAGATCACGATGTTTCTGGAAGAGGCCGGCCTTCCCTATGAGATCAAACCCGTCAACATTAACCTGGGCGATCAGTTCAAGCCGGAGTTTCTGAAGATCAGCCCGAGCAACAAGATGCCGGCGATCATCGATCGGGCACCAGCCGACGGCGGCGCGCCGGTGTCGGTTTTCGAATCCGGCGCCATCCTTATATATCTCGCCGAGAAGACCGGGCTCTTTCTGCCGACTGAACCCCGCGCGCGCCTCACCGTCCTTGAGTGGCTGTTCTGGCAAGTTGGCGGGCTCGGGCCCATGGCCGGGCAGAATCATCATTTTGCGCTCTACGCGCCAGAAAAAATCCCGTATGCCATAGACCGTTACAGAAACGAGACTAACCGGCTCTATGGCGTGCTCGACCACCAATTGTCCGATCATGCCTTCGTAGCAGGGGATGCATACAGCATTGCCGACATTGCCACTTATCCCTGGGTCGTGCCCTACAAGAAGCAGGGACAGAACCTGGATGACTTTCCGCACCTCAAGCGCTGGTTTAACACCATCGCCAGCCGGCCCGCCACTATTCGCGCTTACGAGAAGGCCAAACCTTTGACGAACCAGCCGGCCGTCACGGAAGAGGGCAAGAAGATTCTCTTCGGTCAAACCGCCGCAAACGTCAAACGCTAA
- a CDS encoding YdiU family protein yields MRKLEQLVFDNTFARLPEAFHSRLCPSPLPAPYLVSFNSAAAALLDLDPAQATRADFAGYFIGNRLLPGAEPLAMLYSGHQFGHYVPQLGDGRAILLGEIKNSAGEHWDVQLKGAGPTPFSRNSDGRAVLRSSIREYLCSEAMHGLGIPTTRALCIIGSDEEVFRESIETAAVITRLSPSHVRFGSFEVFYYNDQHDSLPVLADYVIAKHFPHLSNAPDKYVLFLNEVVTRTAQLMAHWQAVGFSHGVMNTDNMSILGLTFDYGPFGFMDAYDPGYVCNHSDYHGRYAYRQQPQIGHWNLSCLAQALLPILPVEAAKASLESFVPAYTEHYRQLMGRKLGLTQTSAEDMPLINTLLEIMHAGHVDYTNLFRSLSRFNTAAGEKNALLRDQFTDRAAFDAWARNYHARLQREPGTDAVREARMNKVNPKYILRNYLAQNAIAQAGRGHDFSEVDRLLTILQHPFDEQPEMGSYAAPPPDWAQHIEVSCSS; encoded by the coding sequence ATGCGGAAACTCGAACAACTTGTATTTGATAATACCTTTGCGCGCCTGCCAGAAGCGTTTCACAGCCGCCTCTGCCCTTCGCCGTTGCCGGCGCCGTATCTGGTCAGCTTCAACTCCGCGGCCGCCGCTCTGTTAGACCTCGATCCGGCGCAAGCCACGCGCGCTGACTTTGCGGGATATTTCATTGGCAATCGCCTGCTGCCCGGGGCCGAGCCGCTGGCGATGCTCTATTCAGGGCACCAGTTCGGACACTATGTGCCGCAACTGGGCGACGGGCGCGCAATCTTGCTGGGTGAAATCAAGAACAGCGCCGGGGAACACTGGGACGTGCAGCTGAAAGGCGCCGGCCCTACTCCCTTCTCACGCAACAGCGACGGCCGCGCCGTGCTGCGCTCCAGCATCCGCGAATACCTGTGCTCGGAGGCCATGCATGGCTTGGGGATACCCACCACGCGCGCGCTGTGCATCATTGGCAGCGACGAAGAGGTCTTCCGCGAATCCATCGAAACCGCCGCTGTCATCACGCGCCTATCCCCCTCACATGTGCGCTTTGGCTCATTCGAAGTGTTTTACTACAACGACCAGCACGATTCACTGCCCGTGCTCGCCGATTACGTCATCGCCAAACATTTTCCGCATTTATCAAACGCGCCCGACAAATATGTGCTTTTTCTGAATGAAGTCGTCACGCGTACCGCGCAGCTGATGGCCCACTGGCAGGCCGTGGGTTTTTCGCACGGCGTCATGAACACCGACAACATGTCTATCCTCGGGCTGACCTTCGACTATGGGCCGTTCGGCTTCATGGACGCCTACGATCCCGGTTATGTCTGCAATCATTCTGACTATCACGGGCGCTACGCCTACCGGCAGCAACCGCAAATCGGCCACTGGAATCTCAGTTGCCTGGCGCAGGCGCTGTTGCCGATCCTGCCGGTGGAAGCGGCGAAAGCATCCCTGGAAAGCTTTGTTCCGGCATACACCGAGCACTACCGACAATTAATGGGTCGGAAATTGGGCCTCACGCAGACAAGCGCGGAAGATATGCCGTTGATCAATACGCTGCTGGAAATAATGCACGCCGGCCATGTGGACTATACCAATCTGTTTCGCAGCTTGAGCCGTTTCAATACCGCTGCGGGTGAGAAGAACGCCCTGCTGCGTGACCAATTTACCGATCGCGCCGCGTTCGACGCCTGGGCCAGGAATTATCATGCACGCTTGCAGCGAGAACCCGGTACGGACGCCGTGCGCGAAGCGCGCATGAACAAGGTCAATCCCAAATACATCTTGCGCAATTATCTGGCGCAAAACGCCATTGCCCAAGCCGGGCGGGGACATGATTTTTCCGAAGTGGATCGCTTGTTGACTATCCTTCAGCATCCTTTTGACGAACAACCGGAGATGGGGAGTTATGCCGCACCACCGCCAGACTGGGCGCAACATATCGAGGTAAGTTGCTCGTCTTAA
- a CDS encoding ATP-binding cassette domain-containing protein, with amino-acid sequence MPLLRFDKVSLAYGHRPLLERAQLEIRRGERVCLVGRNGEGKSSLIRLLSGEATPDDGSIWIRPGTRIAHLAQEVSPDSDESVFDIVAGGLAELGKVISQYHHTAIELAHAPTPALTERLAQLQHELEAGDGWSLEQRVEMVLSRLNLDGDISMHALSGGWRRRVMLARALVCDPDLLLLDEPTNHLDIEAITWLEEFLVNFTGALLFVSHDRAFLKRLATRIVELDRGALTSWPGSYADYVRRKEDQLAVEATHNALFDKKLSQEEAWIRQGVKARRTRNEGRVRALEALREERRQRLNRTGKVELKLEEGQQSGQLVFEAKHVDFSFGDTTVINDFSVRIMRGDRIGIVGPNGAGKSTLIKLLLGELEPARGQLRRGTKLQVAYFDQQRELLDPNAMVMDSVGEGSLTVTINGRPQHVVGYLQNFLFPPERLRSPVSTLSGGERNRLMLARLFARPANLLVMDEPTNDLDVETLELLEELLLEYQGTLLLVSHDRAFLDNAVTSTLVFEGDGRIGEYVGGYTDWLRQRQNKPAPRAESLAKAQKPVTAPSAQKPSGKSGKLSYKEQRELESLPGKIQALEAEQSQLQAAVSAGGFYQQPGEAISITLARLQTVTTELEGCYARWEALESQIPAA; translated from the coding sequence ATGCCCCTGCTGCGCTTCGATAAAGTCTCTCTGGCTTACGGCCATCGTCCGTTGCTGGAGCGCGCCCAACTGGAAATCCGCCGCGGTGAGCGGGTGTGTCTGGTCGGGCGCAATGGCGAGGGCAAGTCGTCGTTAATCCGCTTGTTGAGCGGTGAAGCCACACCCGATGACGGCAGCATCTGGATCCGTCCCGGCACACGCATTGCGCATCTGGCGCAGGAAGTCAGCCCCGACAGCGATGAATCCGTCTTTGATATCGTCGCCGGCGGCTTGGCCGAACTGGGCAAAGTGATATCGCAATATCACCACACCGCCATCGAACTGGCGCACGCACCCACGCCGGCACTGACCGAGCGCCTGGCGCAGTTGCAGCACGAGCTCGAAGCCGGGGACGGCTGGAGTCTGGAACAGCGGGTGGAAATGGTGTTGTCACGTCTGAATCTGGACGGCGACATCAGCATGCACGCGCTTTCCGGCGGCTGGCGCCGGCGTGTGATGTTGGCGCGTGCCCTGGTGTGCGATCCGGACTTGTTGTTGCTCGATGAGCCGACCAATCATCTGGATATCGAGGCCATCACCTGGTTGGAAGAATTCCTCGTCAATTTTACCGGCGCATTACTCTTTGTCAGCCATGACCGTGCGTTTCTGAAGCGCCTTGCCACGCGCATTGTCGAGCTCGATCGCGGCGCGCTCACCTCCTGGCCCGGGAGCTACGCAGACTACGTGCGTCGCAAAGAAGATCAGCTCGCAGTGGAAGCAACGCACAACGCGCTGTTTGACAAAAAACTCTCCCAAGAAGAAGCGTGGATACGCCAGGGCGTCAAGGCGCGGCGCACGCGCAATGAAGGCCGGGTGCGCGCGCTTGAAGCGCTGCGCGAAGAACGTCGCCAGCGCCTAAACCGCACCGGCAAGGTGGAGCTGAAACTGGAAGAAGGCCAACAGTCCGGCCAGCTGGTATTCGAAGCTAAGCACGTCGATTTCAGTTTCGGTGACACCACGGTCATCAATGATTTTTCGGTACGCATCATGCGCGGAGACCGCATCGGCATCGTCGGCCCCAACGGCGCCGGCAAATCCACGTTGATCAAGCTCCTGTTGGGAGAATTGGAACCAGCCCGCGGGCAATTGCGCCGTGGAACCAAACTGCAAGTGGCGTATTTCGATCAACAGCGTGAACTGCTCGACCCGAACGCCATGGTAATGGACAGTGTCGGCGAAGGCAGTCTGACGGTAACCATCAACGGCCGCCCGCAACATGTCGTGGGCTATTTGCAAAATTTCCTGTTTCCCCCCGAGCGCCTGCGGTCTCCGGTGAGCACGCTTTCCGGCGGCGAGCGCAACCGGCTCATGCTCGCGCGCCTGTTCGCGCGCCCGGCCAATCTGCTGGTGATGGACGAACCGACCAACGATCTGGACGTGGAAACGCTCGAACTGCTGGAAGAGTTATTGCTGGAATACCAGGGCACCTTGCTGCTGGTGAGCCACGATCGCGCGTTTCTGGATAACGCCGTCACCAGCACGCTGGTATTCGAGGGCGACGGCCGCATCGGTGAATATGTTGGCGGTTACACCGATTGGCTGCGGCAAAGGCAGAACAAGCCCGCCCCCAGGGCTGAATCTCTCGCCAAGGCACAAAAACCCGTTACCGCGCCCAGCGCACAGAAGCCGTCTGGCAAATCTGGCAAGCTCTCTTATAAGGAACAGCGCGAGCTCGAATCCTTGCCGGGAAAAATCCAGGCGCTGGAAGCGGAGCAGTCACAATTGCAGGCAGCGGTAAGTGCTGGCGGCTTTTATCAACAACCGGGAGAGGCCATCTCCATCACGCTCGCACGCCTGCAAACCGTTACCACCGAGCTCGAAGGGTGCTATGCCCGCTGGGAGGCGCTGGAATCGCAGATCCCGGCGGCGTAG
- a CDS encoding M48 family metallopeptidase, whose product MFEYRLRESKRARHVRLRVTPQSGLEVVVPKGYNPARLPAMLEQKQSWIRAALERTEAERMRHEPEAVWKLPDEIKLPALGQVWRVTAKEGGASWATVREIGPGQLLIHGRITDEHASRAALVRWLARQAYAQLAPRLGELSKQLGFAFRHVYIKRQRTRWGSCSHHKAITLNAKLLFLAPELVRYVMIHELCHLVEMNHSQRFWSLVQKNHPDFHIHDRELRKGWGSVPRWAC is encoded by the coding sequence TTGTTCGAATATCGTTTGCGGGAGAGCAAGCGTGCGCGGCATGTTCGTTTGCGCGTAACGCCACAGAGCGGTCTGGAGGTGGTGGTGCCCAAAGGCTATAACCCGGCACGGCTACCCGCCATGTTAGAACAAAAGCAGTCCTGGATTCGCGCGGCACTGGAACGCACCGAGGCTGAGCGCATGAGGCATGAGCCCGAGGCTGTCTGGAAATTGCCGGACGAGATCAAGCTGCCGGCGCTGGGCCAAGTGTGGCGAGTTACCGCGAAGGAAGGAGGCGCGTCGTGGGCCACGGTGCGTGAAATTGGCCCGGGCCAGCTATTGATTCACGGTCGAATCACGGACGAACACGCCAGCCGCGCCGCACTCGTGCGATGGCTCGCACGCCAGGCCTACGCGCAGCTGGCGCCGCGCCTTGGGGAATTGAGCAAGCAACTGGGTTTCGCGTTCAGGCATGTCTACATCAAACGCCAACGCACCCGCTGGGGAAGTTGTTCGCACCACAAGGCGATCACCCTGAACGCCAAACTGTTGTTTCTTGCACCCGAGCTGGTTCGTTACGTGATGATCCATGAGCTCTGCCACCTGGTGGAAATGAATCACTCGCAACGATTTTGGTCGTTAGTGCAGAAAAACCATCCGGATTTTCATATTCACGACCGGGAACTACGGAAAGGGTGGGGAAGCGTACCGCGTTGGGCCTGCTAA
- a CDS encoding nucleotidyltransferase domain-containing protein, with amino-acid sequence MKTKLFTDLGTLFFGAYRRQVLALLLLHPDESFHLRELARVTNTQPGTLRRELAQLADAGVLSRERVGNLVRYKANTDCPIYDELRGILKKTAGVVDVLRDSLAPLTDKIAVAFVYGSVASGTERRSSDIDVMVVGTASFEEVVQALHRSQEELRREVNPNVYRPDEFKKKVKEKDPFLSLLLEQPKLFVLGKENDLRQLIANRKAKAA; translated from the coding sequence ATGAAAACAAAGCTATTTACCGATCTGGGAACCTTGTTTTTCGGGGCTTACCGCCGCCAAGTGTTGGCTTTGCTATTGCTGCACCCCGATGAATCGTTTCATTTGCGAGAGCTGGCACGGGTCACGAACACCCAGCCCGGCACATTGCGGCGCGAACTGGCGCAACTGGCGGATGCCGGGGTGCTCAGTCGTGAAAGGGTGGGAAATCTGGTGCGCTACAAGGCCAACACAGATTGTCCCATCTACGACGAATTGCGCGGTATCCTGAAAAAGACCGCGGGGGTGGTGGACGTATTGCGGGATTCACTGGCGCCACTGACTGACAAGATCGCCGTTGCTTTCGTTTACGGCTCCGTGGCGAGCGGAACCGAGCGCCGATCGAGCGACATTGATGTCATGGTCGTCGGAACGGCCTCATTCGAGGAAGTCGTGCAGGCATTGCATCGCAGTCAGGAGGAGTTACGCCGGGAAGTCAACCCGAATGTCTACCGTCCGGATGAGTTCAAGAAGAAAGTGAAGGAAAAAGACCCTTTCTTGTCGCTCCTCTTGGAGCAACCAAAGCTCTTTGTCCTTGGGAAGGAAAATGACCTTAGACAACTTATTGCAAATCGGAAAGCTAAAGCCGCATAA
- a CDS encoding FHA domain-containing protein, with the protein MGKLSIKFKGGLIDEVALKLGDMTIGRSSACDIVLRDDKSVSAKHAMIKTVGKKSTIVDLDSTNGTFVGDDRIKQYELKHGDTIIISEHAMRYRDDLMLDAPSHSRRRETSSSSSITSQEDTKIISAHAQLIALDGKDKGKRIPLMKEETVIDNPGKNPATIYRTAYGYMLTAKVGPGEPRLNDKPVPLSGQLLENGDIIYIAATKYQVSM; encoded by the coding sequence ATGGGCAAGCTATCGATTAAATTCAAGGGGGGCCTGATTGACGAAGTGGCCTTGAAGCTGGGCGACATGACGATCGGCCGCAGTTCGGCATGCGATATCGTGCTGAGGGACGACAAGAGCGTCAGCGCCAAGCACGCCATGATCAAGACAGTCGGCAAAAAGTCAACGATCGTCGATCTCGACAGCACCAACGGCACCTTCGTCGGGGACGACCGCATCAAGCAGTATGAGCTGAAGCACGGCGACACCATCATCATCAGTGAACACGCGATGCGCTATCGCGATGATCTCATGTTGGATGCGCCGTCACATAGCCGTCGCCGCGAAACCTCCTCCTCGTCGTCGATAACTTCGCAGGAGGACACCAAGATTATCAGTGCGCACGCGCAGCTCATCGCACTGGATGGCAAAGACAAGGGCAAACGCATACCGCTGATGAAAGAAGAAACCGTGATCGACAATCCCGGCAAGAACCCGGCGACGATTTATCGCACCGCCTACGGTTACATGCTGACCGCCAAGGTCGGGCCCGGCGAGCCGAGGCTGAACGACAAACCCGTCCCGCTGAGTGGTCAGTTGCTCGAGAATGGCGACATCATCTATATCGCCGCGACCAAGTATCAGGTAAGCATGTAG
- a CDS encoding transglycosylase SLT domain-containing protein translates to MTRSRATRSTSRKKRKKYRRRSRLAMFWPSARRRGRIFRALRNAPLTVQLILVAVVVLALWSATNWVYQVVRKPAELFFPVSHALTKMPAATWRQYQPIFRAHATAVITPDLLAALAQIEGAGNPVARTYWRWRPSWNLFELYRPASSAVGMYQFTDTTFAEARRHCIHDHVVVEDGPWHDWRSCWFNSLYTRVVPSHAVELTSAYLDRRIANTLERRHIVRATLQQKQDLAGVMHLCGAGAGEVYAKRGFRLAAGQRCGDHDVSAYLAQLNAMKRLFVRMATAVEQTE, encoded by the coding sequence ATGACACGTTCACGCGCAACCCGAAGCACCTCCAGGAAGAAGCGAAAAAAATACCGACGTCGTTCGCGTCTGGCGATGTTTTGGCCGAGTGCCCGGCGACGTGGGCGGATTTTTCGAGCACTGCGGAACGCACCGCTGACGGTCCAACTTATCCTTGTCGCTGTCGTCGTTCTGGCGCTCTGGTCCGCGACCAACTGGGTGTACCAAGTTGTACGCAAGCCGGCCGAGTTGTTTTTTCCCGTAAGCCATGCGCTCACCAAAATGCCGGCCGCGACATGGCGGCAGTACCAGCCGATTTTCCGTGCGCACGCCACTGCCGTCATCACGCCCGATCTGCTGGCCGCGCTTGCCCAAATCGAGGGGGCGGGCAACCCGGTGGCCCGGACGTACTGGCGCTGGCGCCCATCGTGGAATCTCTTCGAGCTGTACCGACCGGCGTCGAGCGCGGTCGGCATGTACCAGTTCACCGATACGACCTTCGCCGAGGCCAGGCGCCACTGCATTCACGACCATGTCGTGGTCGAGGATGGGCCTTGGCACGATTGGCGTTCGTGCTGGTTCAATAGTCTCTACACGCGTGTGGTGCCGTCCCATGCCGTCGAGCTGACGTCCGCCTATTTGGATCGCCGTATCGCCAACACGCTTGAGCGCCGGCACATCGTTCGCGCGACACTTCAACAGAAGCAAGACCTGGCCGGCGTGATGCACCTGTGCGGCGCCGGGGCGGGTGAGGTCTACGCCAAGCGCGGCTTTCGGCTGGCCGCCGGCCAACGCTGTGGCGATCACGACGTCAGCGCTTATCTCGCGCAGCTCAACGCGATGAAGCGCTTATTCGTCCGGATGGCGACCGCTGTGGAGCAGACGGAATAA
- a CDS encoding Fic family protein yields MKHFQAGRYVQQPHYKSFQPNPINRAWVVDDMALLQLLGQADRELGRLDMYSEYIPNIDLFIRMHVLKEANQSSRIEGTQTTMEEALLEKEDVALDRRDDWEEVQNYVAAMNEAVDKLQKLPFTARLVRETHKTLMQGVRGKGKRPGEFRRSQNWIGGASIDDAVFVPPMHDSVGQLIGDIEKFVNNDRQHFPELLKIALVHYQFETIHPFLDGNGRAGRLLIALYLVSRGILKQPVLYLSDFFERNRQLYYDNLMRVREKNDLLQWFRFFLVGVIETAKSSTATFDNILKLQKKVESQLQTLGSRTANAQKVMNTLYQRPVINAARVGKAAGVSPASAYKLIADLEKFGILKEITGGKRGKIYAFNAYLKLFK; encoded by the coding sequence ATGAAGCATTTCCAGGCCGGACGTTATGTCCAGCAGCCGCATTACAAAAGCTTTCAGCCCAATCCCATCAACCGCGCATGGGTTGTGGACGATATGGCTCTGCTCCAGTTGCTCGGCCAGGCAGACCGGGAGCTGGGCCGGCTGGACATGTATTCCGAATACATCCCGAACATCGATCTCTTTATCCGCATGCATGTGCTGAAAGAGGCGAACCAGTCGAGCCGTATCGAAGGGACGCAGACGACCATGGAAGAGGCGCTGCTGGAGAAAGAGGATGTCGCACTGGACCGGCGCGACGACTGGGAAGAGGTGCAGAACTACGTGGCGGCGATGAACGAGGCGGTGGACAAGTTGCAGAAACTGCCTTTTACCGCGCGGCTGGTTCGAGAGACACACAAGACGCTGATGCAGGGCGTGCGCGGCAAGGGCAAGCGACCGGGCGAATTCCGCCGCAGCCAGAACTGGATTGGCGGGGCGTCTATCGACGACGCGGTGTTCGTGCCGCCGATGCATGACTCCGTCGGGCAGCTGATCGGCGACATCGAGAAGTTTGTGAATAACGACCGGCAGCATTTTCCCGAACTGCTGAAGATTGCACTAGTGCATTACCAGTTTGAGACCATCCACCCCTTTCTGGACGGCAATGGCCGCGCCGGACGCCTGCTGATTGCCTTGTATCTGGTGAGCCGGGGGATATTGAAGCAACCGGTGCTGTATCTCTCCGATTTTTTCGAGCGCAACCGCCAGCTTTACTACGACAATCTGATGCGGGTGCGGGAAAAGAACGACCTGCTGCAATGGTTCCGCTTCTTTCTGGTAGGCGTGATCGAAACCGCGAAAAGCAGCACGGCGACGTTCGACAACATTCTCAAGCTGCAAAAGAAGGTGGAGTCGCAATTGCAGACGCTGGGCAGCCGCACGGCGAATGCACAGAAAGTGATGAACACTCTTTACCAGCGCCCGGTGATCAATGCGGCCAGGGTGGGCAAGGCAGCGGGCGTCTCGCCGGCCTCGGCATACAAATTGATTGCCGATCTGGAGAAGTTCGGGATACTGAAGGAAATCACCGGGGGGAAGCGCGGAAAGATATACGCATTCAATGCGTACCTGAAGCTGTTCAAATAA